A window of the Gossypium hirsutum isolate 1008001.06 chromosome A03, Gossypium_hirsutum_v2.1, whole genome shotgun sequence genome harbors these coding sequences:
- the LOC107886652 gene encoding uncharacterized protein: protein MEIFTKAKAVKLRGHLEKYLVADDDQETVRQSRNSSGKRARWFVELVHDKPNVVRLRSCHGKFLAATDIPFLLGMTGNKVLQTVPDKMDWKLQWEPIRDGFQIKLKTWCGKFLRANGGTPPWRNSITHDEPHTGATQRWILWDVEAVQVPESDSVLEYISSVSSFSSVSDEVLEALSDDVLGSGPQSPISVVSSIKSPRFSVFSTGSPKLSPKQVNSNKYQAGMDLFLNAKAVRLRGHHDKYLVAEEDEESVSQDRNGSSKSARWTVEFVPGSENIIRLKSFYNKYLTASNQPFLLGMTGRKVIQSLPRRLDSSVEWEPIKVGSQAKLKTRYHNFLRANGGLPPWRNSVTHDIPHRTATQDWVLWDVDIVEIQVQSPGSGPRPSAPPAVPHAGSLNFEPTSPSAVSANSGNFSRQESSDSYVGSSPPKSEGRTIYYHVADENGEVDDEAVEGYSFSFKGNGVDELTHKLKEETGLEDVVVCTRSPLNGKLFPLRLQLPPNNSDMHVVVVPLASKVGRNFAKQGINM from the exons ATGGAGATTTTTACAAAAGCCAAGGCTGTGAAACTCAGGGGTCACCTTGAGAAATACTTAGTGGCCGACGATGATCAAGAAACCGTGCGCCAAAGTCGAAACAGCTCAGGCAAAAGAGCTAGATGGTTCGTGGAGCTTGTTCATGATAAACCGAACGTGGTCCGCCTCAGAAGCTGCCATGGAAAGTTCTTAGCAGCCACTGATATACCCTTTCTTTTAGGCATGACGGGTAACAAGGTGCTGCAAACGGTACCCGATAAGATGGATTGGAAACTCCAGTGGGAGCCTATAAGAGACGGCTTCCAAATCAAGTTGAAGACCTGGTGCGGTAAATTTTTGCGTGCCAATGGGGGGACCCCGCCTTGGCGGAACTCCATCACTCACGATGAGCCTCATACTGGAGCGACGCAGAGATGGATATTATGGGACGTGGAAGCGGTTCAGGTTCCAGAGTCGGACTCGGTATTGGAGTATATATCGTCAGTTTCGAGCTTTTCTTCGGTGTCCGATGAGGTTTTGGAGGCTTTGAGCGATGATGTTTTAGGGTCAGGCCCACAATCCCCGATCTCAGTCGTCTCCTCCATCAAGTCTCCGAGGTTTTCAGTGTTTTCAACCGGGTCACCCAAATTGTCACCCAAACAG GTAAACTCTAACAAATATCAGGCGGGGATGGATTTGTTCCTCAACGCCAAAGCGGTGCGCCTACGCGGTCATCATGACAAGTATCTCGTCGCCGAGGAAGACGAAGAATCCGTTTCACAAGACCGAAACGGATCCTCCAAAAGCGCTCGATGGACCGTCGAATTCGTACCCGGGTCAGAAAACATTATCCGCTTAAAAAGCTTTTACAACAAGTATCTCACCGCCTCCAACCAGCCCTTTTTACTTGGGATGACCGGTCGAAAGGTGATTCAGTCGCTGCCTAGGAGGCTCGACTCGTCGGTCGAGTGGGAACCTATTAAAGTAGGATCTCAGGCAAAGCTCAAGACTCGTTACCATAACTTTTTGAGAGCCAATGGAGGGTTACCGCCTTGGAGGAACTCGGTCACCCACGATATTCCTCATAGGACGGCTACTCAAGATTGGGTGTTGTGGGATGTTGATATTGTGGAGATTCAAGTCCAGTCTCCAGGGAGTGGTCCACGGCCCTCGGCCCCTCCTGCTGTTCCTCACGCTGGTTCCTTGAACTTCGAACCTACTTCACCTTCTGCAGTTTCTGCCAATTCTGGAAACTTTTCAAGACAAGAG TCAAGTGATTCATATGTGGGTTCATCACCTCCAAAATCCGAAGGTAGGACAATATACTACCATGTAGCGGATGAAAATGGTGAGGTTGATGATGAGGCAGTAGAGGGGTACTCTTTTAGTTTTAAGGGCAATGGAGTGGATGAACTAACTCATAAATTGAAGGAAGAGACGGGCCTTGAAGATGTGGTGGTGTGCACTCGCAGTCCTTTGAATGGGAAGCTTTTTCCTCTCCGATTGCAGCTTCCTCCTAATAACTCCGACATGCATGTTGTTGTAGTTCCATTAGCCTCCAAAG TGGGAAGAAATTTTGCGAAACAAGGAATTAATATGTGA